The Halorussus gelatinilyticus genome contains the following window.
CTCAAGAACGAGTTAGAGGCGTTCGTCGCGGCCGCGACCGGCGACGGCGACCCGGTGGTCTCGGGCGAGGACGGCCTGCGGGTCCTCGAAGTCGCGCGCGAGATTCACGAGGCGGCCGGGGACACCGCCGACGAGCGGCCCGAACCGGAGGTGAGCGCCCGGTGAGCCTGCACGAACTCACGCACCTCTACGGCAACGACGCTCCGACCGCGGACCAGCGCGAGGCGTTCCTTACCGGGCGAGTCCCCGTCGCGGTGTACGGACTCGGCAAGATGGGCCTGCCGCTCGCCGCGGTGTACGCCGACACCTGCGGCAACGTCGTCGGCGCGGACGTGGACCCCGAGGTCGTCGAGACCGTCAACGCCGGCGAGTGCCACGTCAAGCGCGAACCCGGCCTGCCGGAACTGGTCGGCGAGACGGTCGAGCGCGGTGCGCTCGAAGCCACCGACGACCCGGCGGCGGCCGCCGCCGACGCCGCGGTCCACGTCGTCATCGTCCCGACGCCGATCACGGAGGACCACGAGGCCGACCTCTCCATCCTGAAGTCGGTCGCCGAGGACGTCGGGTCGGGGTTGGACCCCGGCGACCTCGTGGTCGTGGAGTGTACGGTCCCGCCCCGGACCTGCGAGGACCTGCTCGAACCCCTCCTCGCAGAGGCGGCGGGCCACGACGAGTTCGGACTGGCGTTCTGCCCCGAACGGACCTCCAGCGGGCGGGCGCTCGAAGACATCCGGGGGGCGTACCCGAAGGTCGTCGGCGGCGCGGACGACGAGGCGACGCGCGTCGCGGAACTCGTCTACGGCGAAATCACCGACAACGACGTGCTGGCGGTCTCGGACGCGACGACCGCGGAGGCCGTCAAGGTCTTCGAGGGACTCTACCGGGACGTGAACATCGCGCTGGCGAACGAACTCGCCACCCTGACCGACGAGTTGGGCATCGACGTGAACGAGGCAATCGCGACCGCCAACACTCAGCCGTTCTGCGAGATTCACACGCCCGGTCCCGGCGTCGGCGGCCACTGCATCCCCTACTACCCCTACTTCGTCATCAACGGCTTCGAGACTGACTCGCCGCTGCTCGAAACCGCCCGCGAGGTCAACGACTCGATGCCCGAGTTCACCGTCGAGACGCTGGCCCGCGAACTCGACGCCGAAGGCAAATCGCCCGAGGAGGCCACCGTCGCGGTCCTCGGCCTGACCTACCGGCCGGGCGTCGAGGAGACCCGCGCGACGCCCGCCGAACCCATCGCAGAACGCCTCTCGGCGCTCGGCGCGACGGTCCTCGGCGTGGACCCGATGCTGGACGACGCCGAGTCCTTCGACCTCGAAAAGATATCGCAAGATGCGCTTTACGACCGCGAACCCGACGCGGTGGTGC
Protein-coding sequences here:
- a CDS encoding nucleotide sugar dehydrogenase, whose translation is MSLHELTHLYGNDAPTADQREAFLTGRVPVAVYGLGKMGLPLAAVYADTCGNVVGADVDPEVVETVNAGECHVKREPGLPELVGETVERGALEATDDPAAAAADAAVHVVIVPTPITEDHEADLSILKSVAEDVGSGLDPGDLVVVECTVPPRTCEDLLEPLLAEAAGHDEFGLAFCPERTSSGRALEDIRGAYPKVVGGADDEATRVAELVYGEITDNDVLAVSDATTAEAVKVFEGLYRDVNIALANELATLTDELGIDVNEAIATANTQPFCEIHTPGPGVGGHCIPYYPYFVINGFETDSPLLETAREVNDSMPEFTVETLARELDAEGKSPEEATVAVLGLTYRPGVEETRATPAEPIAERLSALGATVLGVDPMLDDAESFDLEKISQDALYDREPDAVVLVTPHSEFDAIEWERFDPLVVVDGRQSLDLAATDHRVYTVGSG